From one Chryseobacterium sp. 3008163 genomic stretch:
- a CDS encoding GYDIA family GHMP kinase — translation MGEIYSPGKLMLTSEYFAVDGALVLAVPTKLGQEFFFEEKHDRKSLIFWEAYHQNKLWLKAVIDYKNWQILETNITSSAEFILKTLKNVQSLSEIKFKSTDSYYLRTNLQFPADYGLGSSSTLMNNLAEWSEIDPFHLNTISLGGSGYDIAVAKAKSAVLYQNKPEIHFEKVDFNPKFKNELIFIHLNQKQDSREGINLYKSKIKSQNLVDEFSNLTRNILLCDGLDNFSDLMILHEQCISNFIEIPTVKSIFFADCAKFVKSLGAWGGDFVMSAKFEGYQDYFWGKGFTTVFEWRDLIN, via the coding sequence ATGGGCGAGATTTATTCACCGGGAAAGCTGATGCTGACTTCAGAATATTTCGCTGTAGACGGAGCTCTTGTCTTAGCGGTACCCACCAAGCTAGGACAAGAGTTTTTTTTTGAAGAAAAGCATGACAGAAAATCTCTTATTTTCTGGGAAGCTTATCATCAAAACAAACTATGGTTAAAAGCGGTCATTGATTATAAAAATTGGCAGATTCTTGAAACCAATATTACTTCAAGTGCAGAGTTTATTCTTAAAACTCTCAAAAATGTTCAGAGTCTTTCTGAAATTAAATTTAAAAGCACAGATTCATACTATTTAAGAACAAACCTTCAGTTTCCTGCAGACTATGGTCTTGGAAGCAGTTCGACTTTAATGAACAATCTAGCCGAATGGTCCGAGATTGATCCTTTTCATCTTAACACCATAAGTTTAGGCGGAAGCGGATATGATATTGCAGTGGCAAAAGCAAAGTCTGCGGTATTGTATCAGAACAAACCTGAAATTCATTTTGAAAAGGTAGATTTTAATCCAAAATTTAAGAATGAGCTGATTTTCATTCACTTAAATCAAAAGCAGGATAGTCGGGAAGGAATTAATCTTTATAAGTCTAAAATAAAGTCTCAAAACTTAGTCGATGAATTTTCTAATCTCACAAGAAATATTTTATTGTGTGATGGATTAGATAATTTTTCTGACTTAATGATATTGCATGAGCAATGTATTTCTAATTTTATTGAAATACCGACAGTTAAATCAATTTTTTTTGCAGATTGTGCAAAATTCGTCAAAAGTTTAGGCGCTTGGGGCGGTGATTTTGTGATGAGTGCAAAATTTGAGGGCTACCAAGACTATTTTTGGGGAAAAGGTTTTACTACTGTTTTTGAATGGCGTGATTTAATTAATTAA
- the bshC gene encoding bacillithiol biosynthesis cysteine-adding enzyme BshC, whose amino-acid sequence MKTVNKISFNDIESIPQLIKDFLNHQIEGFENATFSFENFAQQIHLKQNSFEQVQRDVISKTFTDQLSNLQLSAKQKDNIQSLKSINTFTITTGHQLNLFSGPVFFVYKIFQTIKTCTSLKEKFPDYNFVPVYWMASEDHDFAEINHFKTENNYYEINEKSGGAVGRMKINDTFFISEFEKEFKDSIFGTELILMLKEAYKIGNTLTEAIRTLVNRLFSDFGLLILDGDSKELKNQIKEIFKDELINFSLNKSSKEKVDFLTNKYGIVQVNPREINLFYLSETRDRIDLDGENYVIVDTDRKFTKEEILAELENFPERFSPNALMRPVYQEKVLPNLAYIGGNAEIMYWLELKDYFSKINIPFPILIPRNSMLFIKEKTLGKIEKLDLKIEDFFQNFTKITNSKILDNNSVLESLESQENLILNNFSQLKSLAETTEKSFGNMVKAEEVRQLKSFKRLKKRLLHAEKIKQNELLERLETLFLDVHPAKTWQERIFNFSVFFADYGYEWLGTIVEEMEVEQSKLIIVAI is encoded by the coding sequence TTGAAAACAGTTAATAAAATTTCATTCAACGATATCGAAAGTATTCCTCAGCTGATAAAAGATTTTCTGAATCATCAGATTGAGGGCTTCGAAAACGCTACTTTTTCATTTGAAAATTTTGCACAGCAGATTCATTTGAAACAAAACTCTTTTGAACAAGTTCAAAGAGATGTTATTTCAAAAACTTTCACAGATCAGCTTTCAAATCTTCAGCTTTCCGCAAAACAGAAAGATAATATTCAAAGTTTAAAATCAATCAATACGTTTACAATCACAACAGGACACCAGTTGAACCTTTTTTCAGGTCCCGTGTTTTTTGTCTATAAAATTTTTCAGACGATCAAAACGTGTACAAGTCTTAAAGAAAAGTTTCCCGATTATAATTTTGTACCGGTGTATTGGATGGCTTCTGAAGACCATGATTTTGCAGAAATCAATCATTTTAAAACAGAAAATAATTATTACGAAATCAATGAGAAATCTGGCGGTGCTGTCGGAAGAATGAAGATAAACGATACATTTTTTATTTCTGAATTTGAGAAAGAATTTAAAGATTCTATTTTCGGAACCGAATTGATTTTGATGCTGAAAGAAGCTTATAAAATCGGAAATACCTTAACGGAAGCAATCAGAACTTTAGTCAACAGATTATTTTCAGATTTTGGGTTATTGATTCTTGACGGAGATTCTAAGGAATTAAAAAATCAGATAAAAGAAATTTTTAAAGATGAATTAATTAATTTTAGTTTAAATAAATCATCAAAAGAAAAAGTTGATTTCCTTACAAATAAATACGGAATAGTTCAGGTCAATCCGAGAGAGATTAACTTATTTTACCTTTCTGAAACCAGAGACAGAATAGATTTGGACGGTGAAAATTATGTTATTGTTGATACCGATAGAAAATTTACAAAGGAAGAAATTTTAGCCGAACTTGAAAATTTCCCTGAAAGATTTAGCCCGAATGCTTTGATGCGTCCGGTTTATCAGGAAAAAGTTTTGCCCAATTTGGCGTATATCGGTGGAAATGCCGAAATCATGTACTGGCTGGAGTTGAAAGATTATTTTTCTAAGATCAATATTCCATTTCCAATTTTGATTCCGAGGAATTCGATGTTGTTTATTAAAGAGAAAACTTTAGGTAAAATCGAAAAGCTGGATTTAAAAATTGAAGATTTCTTTCAGAATTTCACCAAAATTACCAATTCAAAAATTTTAGATAATAATTCTGTTCTGGAATCTTTAGAATCACAGGAAAATTTAATTTTAAATAATTTTTCTCAGCTAAAATCATTAGCAGAAACAACTGAAAAATCTTTCGGAAACATGGTGAAAGCGGAAGAAGTACGTCAGTTGAAGTCTTTTAAACGATTGAAAAAAAGATTGCTTCACGCAGAAAAAATAAAACAAAATGAGCTGCTGGAACGTTTAGAAACCTTATTCTTAGATGTTCATCCGGCAAAAACCTGGCAGGAGAGAATCTTTAATTTCTCTGTTTTTTTCGCCGATTATGGCTACGAATGGTTGGGAACGATTGTTGAAGAAATGGAAGTGGAACAATCAAAACTAATAATTGTTGCCATTTAA
- the fabD gene encoding ACP S-malonyltransferase yields the protein MKALVFPGQGSQFVGMGKELYDSRKDIKDLMESANEILGFDILSIMFSGADEDLKKTEVTQPSIFIHSVAALKAVNGLGAEMVAGHSLGEFSALVANGVLSFDDGLKLVSERAKAMQAACDANPSSMAAILGLEDAKVEEICASISGIVVPANYNCPGQLVISGETVAVEEACAKLKEAGAKRALLLPVNGAFHSPLMQPAQERLAAAIENTKFRKATIPVYQNITTTAVTDPDQIKANLIAQLTGPVKWTQSVQNMIKDGATNFIEVGPGKTLQGLIKKLTAKLHRLPQFNLNKKWARFIHRES from the coding sequence ATGAAAGCACTTGTATTTCCTGGGCAGGGTTCACAGTTTGTAGGGATGGGAAAAGAGTTATACGATTCCCGTAAAGACATTAAAGACCTAATGGAATCTGCTAATGAAATTTTAGGATTCGACATTTTATCCATTATGTTTAGTGGAGCAGATGAAGATCTGAAAAAAACGGAGGTTACTCAACCTTCAATCTTTATTCATTCAGTTGCTGCGTTAAAAGCAGTAAACGGTCTTGGAGCTGAAATGGTTGCAGGGCACTCTTTAGGAGAATTTTCAGCATTGGTTGCCAACGGAGTTTTATCTTTTGATGACGGTTTGAAATTGGTTTCTGAAAGAGCAAAAGCTATGCAAGCGGCTTGTGATGCTAATCCAAGTTCTATGGCAGCAATTTTAGGTTTGGAAGATGCTAAGGTAGAAGAAATTTGTGCTTCAATCAGCGGAATTGTAGTTCCTGCGAATTATAATTGTCCCGGACAATTGGTAATTTCCGGAGAAACAGTTGCGGTAGAAGAAGCTTGTGCTAAATTAAAAGAAGCAGGAGCAAAAAGAGCATTATTATTGCCTGTAAACGGAGCTTTCCATTCACCATTGATGCAACCTGCACAAGAGAGATTGGCCGCTGCGATTGAAAATACGAAATTCAGAAAAGCGACGATTCCTGTTTATCAGAATATTACCACGACTGCTGTTACAGATCCCGATCAGATTAAAGCAAATCTTATTGCTCAGTTGACAGGTCCTGTAAAATGGACGCAGTCTGTACAAAATATGATTAAAGATGGTGCTACCAATTTTATTGAAGTAGGACCTGGAAAGACTTTACAAGGATTAATTAAAAAATTGACAGCGAAGTTACATCGGCTTCCGCAATTTAATTTAAATAAAAAATGGGCGAGATTTATTCACCGGGAAAGCTGA
- a CDS encoding LysM peptidoglycan-binding domain-containing protein: protein MFLSVSAQKTHTVIKGDNPYNVSKKYGITIAELEKLNPKIKDGKFSIGDILNVKAGNATVVKNTTASSSAQTGRIILQPKQTIYGITKQYRISETDLRKLNPDLDSHTKIGDEITLPLENIRKYGGSEAVVATAKPVVAPAETVSPSNSKTKIDSGNEKSSSVQSSSNQDEYATYTVEQGDTVFSIVNKFGVTIDELVALNPDLSKGLKAGMILKIKKLDAAYIKKNGDALSVVLMLPFGYSTNETQYRAMALDFLTGAKLAIERNAANGQKLDIKIVDSGNEASFKSSLTQINPNNTDLIIGPFFKSNVIDLLDFTKTQKIPVVAPFANSPELYNYSNLIIVETNDQAYADKIVEEVKTVYSDQKIYVVADAKKDNANYIKANLEKVLKNANVTIVNSASEIQLDQNMMTGQSAPVIAILASDNDTVGEAFSSRMIALSKDVQGMKAFSLYSVPSFEKKVDELSQASLVYLMDRKINAEGSFEKEILAAYKAKYCKTPGKYAVIGFDVVNDMLTRENKKGEIFKQMNKVQTQLATKFEFVKSKTNGAYVNTGFRVITLTP, encoded by the coding sequence ATGTTTCTGAGCGTATCTGCACAGAAAACACACACGGTTATAAAAGGTGATAATCCTTATAATGTTTCAAAAAAGTACGGCATTACCATTGCTGAATTAGAGAAACTAAATCCAAAAATTAAAGACGGAAAGTTTTCAATTGGTGATATTCTTAATGTAAAGGCTGGAAATGCTACAGTTGTAAAAAACACAACGGCGTCTAGTTCTGCACAAACCGGAAGAATTATTCTTCAGCCCAAACAGACGATTTACGGTATTACAAAACAATACAGAATTTCTGAGACAGATTTACGAAAATTAAATCCTGACTTAGATTCGCATACGAAAATTGGGGATGAAATTACTTTGCCTCTTGAAAACATCAGGAAGTATGGCGGAAGTGAAGCTGTAGTTGCAACCGCAAAACCTGTAGTTGCACCAGCAGAAACGGTATCACCAAGCAATAGCAAAACCAAAATAGATTCAGGAAATGAGAAATCTTCTTCTGTGCAGTCTTCTTCTAATCAGGATGAGTATGCAACGTATACCGTTGAGCAGGGAGATACAGTTTTCTCTATCGTCAATAAATTTGGAGTGACCATTGACGAATTGGTTGCTTTAAATCCAGATTTGTCAAAAGGTTTAAAAGCCGGCATGATTCTTAAAATAAAGAAACTCGACGCTGCGTACATTAAGAAAAACGGTGATGCGTTAAGCGTAGTTTTGATGTTGCCATTTGGGTACAGTACCAACGAAACGCAATATCGCGCAATGGCCTTAGACTTCCTTACCGGAGCAAAATTGGCTATTGAGAGAAATGCAGCGAACGGTCAGAAACTGGATATCAAAATTGTAGACTCTGGAAACGAAGCTTCATTTAAAAGTTCGCTTACCCAGATTAATCCAAATAATACAGATTTAATTATCGGTCCATTCTTCAAATCGAATGTGATTGATCTTTTAGATTTTACAAAAACTCAGAAAATACCGGTGGTTGCGCCATTTGCCAACTCTCCGGAATTGTACAACTACAGCAATTTAATTATTGTAGAAACCAACGATCAGGCGTATGCAGATAAGATTGTTGAGGAAGTGAAAACGGTATATTCAGATCAGAAAATATATGTAGTGGCAGATGCTAAGAAAGATAATGCCAATTACATCAAAGCAAATCTTGAGAAAGTATTAAAAAATGCAAACGTTACTATCGTTAATTCTGCATCAGAAATTCAGTTAGATCAAAACATGATGACGGGGCAATCTGCACCGGTGATTGCAATTTTGGCAAGTGATAATGATACAGTGGGTGAAGCTTTCTCCAGCCGAATGATTGCTCTTTCTAAAGACGTTCAGGGCATGAAAGCCTTCAGTTTATATTCTGTTCCAAGTTTTGAGAAAAAGGTTGATGAATTGAGTCAGGCGAGTTTAGTTTATTTAATGGATAGAAAAATCAATGCAGAAGGCAGTTTTGAGAAAGAAATTTTGGCTGCTTACAAAGCTAAATATTGCAAAACTCCTGGTAAATATGCAGTGATTGGTTTCGATGTTGTCAATGATATGTTGACAAGAGAAAACAAAAAAGGAGAGATTTTCAAGCAAATGAATAAAGTTCAGACGCAACTTGCGACAAAATTTGAATTTGTGAAGTCTAAAACCAACGGTGCTTACGTAAATACCGGATTCCGTGTCATAACACTTACTCCTTAA